The following are encoded together in the Oceanobacillus zhaokaii genome:
- a CDS encoding VOC family protein yields MGFHSKPTTYVGHVRLKVENLQRSLQYYQEIIGFDILEQTSSSAKLTTDGKTSILSLEQPENVIPKQGRTTGLYHFALLLPEKTDLANIVVHFTEKGIRFGSSDHLVSEALYLHDPDGNEIEIYIDRDPSEWSWNGEEVAMTVDPLDFDRLLKNRVPGKSWEGLPEGTLMGHVHLHVSELEKTEEFYVKGLGFDVVNRYGSQALFLSTGKYHHHIGVNTWNGVGAPKPPENGVGMESYTLLLPNEEAFNKTITNLRKIEATVIEEDGKHIVYDPSGNRIELVF; encoded by the coding sequence ATGGGGTTCCACAGTAAACCAACGACATATGTTGGTCATGTCAGGTTAAAGGTAGAGAATTTACAAAGGTCTTTACAGTATTATCAAGAAATAATCGGATTCGATATTTTAGAACAAACATCTTCGTCAGCAAAACTGACTACAGATGGGAAGACAAGTATCTTATCACTGGAACAACCTGAAAATGTCATTCCAAAACAAGGTAGAACTACAGGATTGTATCACTTTGCACTTCTTTTACCTGAGAAAACAGACTTGGCTAATATCGTTGTCCACTTTACAGAAAAAGGTATCCGTTTCGGATCATCGGATCATCTTGTAAGTGAAGCACTATATTTACATGATCCAGATGGAAATGAGATTGAAATTTATATCGATCGAGATCCTTCTGAATGGAGCTGGAATGGTGAAGAGGTAGCCATGACAGTTGATCCATTGGATTTTGACCGATTATTAAAAAACCGTGTGCCAGGTAAATCATGGGAAGGTCTGCCCGAAGGAACATTAATGGGGCATGTCCATTTGCATGTTTCTGAACTAGAAAAGACAGAAGAATTTTACGTGAAAGGTCTTGGATTTGATGTGGTTAACCGCTATGGAAGTCAGGCATTATTCCTCTCAACAGGTAAATACCATCATCATATCGGTGTTAATACATGGAATGGAGTAGGAGCACCAAAGCCTCCAGAAAATGGTGTCGGTATGGAATCTTATACTCTTCTTTTACCTAATGAAGAAGCGTTCAATAAAACGATTACCAATTTACGGAAAATCGAGGCAACAGTAATAGAAGAAGATGGAAAACATATCGTTTAT
- a CDS encoding DoxX family protein — protein sequence MNKQEIGKVILRGILGLIFFIHGLVKFQGGITNTAGYFDSLGVPGFLAYAVAVIELVGGIALILGLGTQVISLLFALIMVGAIITAKLPAGFLGNGQMAGYELDLALLAMSIFFIFASKSALSLDNKLFNSNK from the coding sequence ATGAATAAACAAGAAATAGGGAAAGTTATTTTAAGAGGGATATTAGGTCTTATATTCTTCATCCATGGATTAGTTAAATTCCAAGGGGGAATTACAAATACAGCAGGATATTTTGACAGTCTTGGGGTTCCAGGATTTCTGGCTTATGCTGTTGCAGTTATAGAACTAGTAGGAGGAATTGCATTAATTCTAGGACTTGGAACACAGGTTATTTCCTTGTTGTTTGCATTAATCATGGTTGGAGCTATTATTACAGCAAAACTTCCAGCAGGTTTCCTTGGAAATGGCCAAATGGCAGGGTATGAACTTGATTTAGCATTACTAGCAATGTCCATTTTCTTTATTTTTGCGAGTAAATCGGCCTTATCTTTAGATAACAAACTATTTAACTCAAATAAATAA
- a CDS encoding DinB family protein, whose amino-acid sequence MRSESMKKHFITIKQQREMLFPTLKSISRVQLWERPNESKWSIGETMYHLYLITRMLRVAATITIPCTKLFAQMMRNKPFDTNIEDIYKEYREKHGKGMKAPFILNPPKKIYNTLDFNELNQLLVKETLKISTMVANIEEDIAGHIVFLDPAANNPNLIQAIQLLAIHEAHHIRIIHDNLESLIQKSDTE is encoded by the coding sequence ATGAGATCTGAAAGTATGAAAAAACACTTTATAACAATTAAACAACAAAGAGAAATGCTTTTTCCAACACTCAAATCGATATCGAGGGTTCAATTATGGGAAAGACCTAACGAAAGCAAATGGTCTATTGGGGAAACGATGTATCACTTATATTTAATTACAAGAATGCTGCGAGTTGCTGCAACCATTACCATTCCATGCACAAAGTTATTTGCACAGATGATGAGAAACAAACCATTTGATACTAATATAGAAGATATTTATAAGGAGTACAGAGAAAAGCATGGGAAAGGTATGAAGGCACCTTTTATCTTGAATCCGCCAAAAAAAATATACAATACATTGGACTTTAACGAATTGAATCAGCTTCTGGTTAAGGAGACTTTAAAAATATCAACAATGGTAGCGAATATTGAGGAAGATATTGCTGGGCATATTGTTTTTTTAGACCCTGCAGCAAATAATCCTAACCTTATTCAAGCGATTCAACTATTAGCCATTCATGAAGCACACCATATTAGAATTATTCACGATAATCTTGAATCTTTGATTCAGAAATCTGACACTGAATGA
- a CDS encoding YqcI/YcgG family protein has protein sequence MITKEKALLTKEDFHTRTDLPSWLHKAYETFHNTVTDKTFPCYFGMGGELKGELRYAYINQDDWSNLPVAVEGFLDLFKLPNYKRHGLFVFVEPFEQEGSIEDYREQFWNILQYLHEVDEVEWPEDSHQDPDHYLWDFRFNGEPIFVFGNAPAYKKRKTRHLGNAMVLGFQPRKIFEGLEGTEKGGIMSRERVRKRVEAWDQLPKHPNIGHYGDPTHNEWKQFFIGDDIEPIQGKCPFHHKSQA, from the coding sequence ATGATTACAAAGGAAAAAGCTTTATTAACAAAAGAAGATTTTCATACTAGAACAGACTTGCCAAGTTGGCTCCATAAAGCATACGAAACTTTTCATAACACGGTAACGGATAAAACGTTTCCATGTTATTTTGGAATGGGTGGCGAACTGAAAGGCGAGCTTCGCTATGCTTATATTAATCAAGACGACTGGAGTAATCTGCCGGTTGCAGTAGAAGGCTTTCTAGATTTATTTAAATTACCAAATTACAAGAGACACGGTCTCTTTGTATTTGTAGAGCCTTTTGAGCAAGAGGGGTCTATCGAAGACTATCGGGAGCAATTTTGGAATATTCTTCAATACTTACATGAGGTAGACGAAGTTGAATGGCCGGAAGACAGTCATCAAGACCCCGATCACTATTTATGGGATTTCCGATTCAATGGCGAGCCAATCTTCGTGTTCGGAAATGCTCCTGCCTATAAAAAGCGAAAGACACGTCATTTAGGAAATGCGATGGTTCTTGGATTCCAGCCTCGTAAGATATTTGAAGGATTAGAAGGGACGGAAAAAGGCGGAATTATGTCTCGTGAAAGAGTTCGTAAACGTGTAGAAGCTTGGGATCAGCTGCCTAAGCATCCAAATATCGGACACTATGGAGACCCGACACATAATGAATGGAAGCAATTCTTTATTGGTGATGATATTGAACCAATTCAAGGAAAATGTCCATTCCACCATAAATCACAAGCGTAA
- a CDS encoding winged helix-turn-helix transcriptional regulator, with product MKKPTICPRFEKAISLLSQKWTALIIYKLLLGTQRFSEIQSSIGISGKVLSERLKELEHLDIVKREVIPDTPVIIEYSLTEKGQSMEPILRTIENWSQAWIKSESELPTD from the coding sequence ATGAAAAAACCAACAATCTGTCCAAGGTTTGAAAAAGCCATCTCCCTACTAAGTCAAAAATGGACGGCATTAATTATTTATAAACTATTACTGGGTACACAACGTTTTAGTGAAATTCAATCATCTATCGGCATAAGTGGTAAGGTACTATCGGAGCGATTAAAGGAATTAGAGCACTTGGATATAGTGAAACGTGAAGTCATACCTGATACACCAGTCATTATTGAATACTCCTTAACAGAAAAAGGACAATCTATGGAACCAATTTTGAGAACAATTGAGAACTGGTCTCAGGCTTGGATTAAATCAGAATCTGAGTTACCAACAGATTAA
- a CDS encoding cupin domain-containing protein: MEFYKFNKDIGKKISKYNSDFIMSRIIQTNKTTNIGTMYLDKNGIVGYHHAAVPQLLLILNGEGYVRNEKDEYFKVESGDAVFWEKDEWHETKTEIGLTGIVIESEELTPALFMPLKK; the protein is encoded by the coding sequence ATGGAATTTTATAAATTTAACAAAGACATTGGTAAAAAGATTTCAAAATATAATTCGGATTTCATTATGTCTCGTATTATCCAAACAAATAAAACAACGAACATTGGAACTATGTACTTAGATAAAAATGGTATCGTGGGCTACCACCATGCAGCAGTCCCTCAGCTTCTTTTAATCTTAAACGGAGAGGGGTATGTCCGTAATGAAAAAGACGAATATTTTAAAGTTGAGTCCGGGGATGCTGTGTTTTGGGAAAAAGATGAGTGGCACGAAACAAAAACCGAAATAGGATTAACTGGTATTGTCATTGAAAGTGAGGAATTAACTCCTGCATTATTTATGCCGTTAAAGAAATAG